AAATGGCGATGAAGGTGAACAATGCACTAATGCTAAGAAAACAGGATAAAGTAGAAGTGGAAGAAGCAAAGCCGGTTGCTCTGCTCATATCTCCTGCCCTcttctctttttgtttttctattttattttacctGATGAGAGAAAGGTAAGAAAcagataaggaaaaaaaaaggcacaacaAACTTCACTTTTGttcatactatatttatttgatattgcTGGCTGCCTTTTCCTGCTCATATGCTTTATATGCTCATCATCACTACACAAATTCAAGAATTTCAGAAGGGCTGCCTCGTTTTCTGATGTTAACTGATCGATGGCCATTCAAATTGAACTCATGATTTAACATCCCCAGTCAAATAACTCCAAAGTAAAAATCTGCCCTTCAATAATCAATACACACCTTGCTAATTTATATGATCAAATGTTCTATGGTGTTTTGACACTGAAATTATTGCCATACCCTTCAgtcaccccaaaaaaaaaaaccctacaaCCTTACCCCTATTTTGAGCAATTGTTTTTCCCTTTCAAAACGGCTTACATGAAACACAGCTGAAAATCTGAGGAGGTTGCACATATGCAGCACTAAAGCTGTGTTGGTTGCTGGCGGTTACCATCCGGAACAGTGCGCGTtagtgcgcgtggaaaacggaACAGtccattagtgcgtgattaattaagtattagctaattttttttcaaaaatggatcaatataatttttttaagcaactttcatatagaaactttttataaaaaaaagcatcgtttaacggtttaaaaaacgtgcgcgcgaaaaacgagagaggagtgttgggaacttgctcttgcaaacacagcctaaggcttcatcctttctttttccttttcatatatatatagttttatactaGTAACAGACCCACATTACAATTAGGGATGAGCTAGAGGGTGATTGAAGATAAAGCATTGGATCATCACGcgatgggaggaggagatggaaggAGGCGACTGAGCTTTTACCATAGTAGAGATATCATGCCAAACTCCTTTGTATGATTGTGTGATCTCTGCGGCTCTGCCACACGTTGCTCCACTGTGGATACAACTTCATCTcctcttagagcaagtataatagtaggctataaaccGGCTAAAtactgaggtggaggagagaagaaaggagagagaggagaagcgggctgtaaacttacagtcggcttggacacaagaaccaagaagctctgtgagagagacaagtggaccatgtattaattgtaaagagctaactattatatgggtagtCTAAGAGAAGGCTACAAATAACCTTACCAACAGGTCGGTTGTATTATTAGCCTGGCTCTTAAGCTATCCATACTTccatagccttttttttttgttttgtttctccTACACCTGGCAAGCCTCTCCTCCTGGAAATGCTGGTGATGAGTCCAACTGTCCATTACTTGTTGCTGTGATCTTCCTGTAGGTTACTACTACCTACTAACCTGTCACTCACCTGATCTCAACCTAGGGCATGTAAGTACACCCCTGCTGTTCATCTCTGCAATTTTTAATACTAGTAGTCACCTGGTTTCCCCCTTTTTTGAGGATTCTTGCTTGCAGCACAACCTCCACTTGTGGTGACCTATTaatgcctcctcctcctcctgtcccTGTCATGTCATGCTCTTGTTCCTGTGAGGCTGTGATCAGTGCAGACAGCTTCTTCTGCTACCCCCCACAAGCTTCCTCAAAGAAGAGATCGGCCACCATTTTGTGGTCTCATTTCTGAGCTCCCTTTTTGTTTCCTGATTGCTGGTGTTTGattcctgtttttttttggcacaagGAAATTTTCTCTGAATTTCAGTTAGTTTGAGGTCTCTGAATTTGCCTGCTGATTGCTGTGTATTTTCCTCACTTCTCTTGTTCCATTTCAGCTGTTCTTGGTACACTTGGCACTTGGCTGTGTACCAAGAACAAATCAGATtccacatatatataagttCTTTCTTGATCGATCAATCTTTCCTCTAACCTTTTGGTGTGTCACAAGGTTTGAGGCTGTTGATGATCATCTCCAAGAATCAAACATACCCACTCTCCCAGCCTTTTCTGACCGATTCCTGATCCAAGATTAACACCACACACAATCCACAAAATCCCCAAAAGTATCCCAAGAAACACCTCATTTCTTGATCAGAACACTCTGCAGAAGCAaaatggcgccggcgccgctcgccggcggcaggctggtgctggtggtggtggtggcggcggcgtgcatgGCGCGGTGGTCGGAGGGGATCGGCGTGAACTGGGGCACGCAGCTGAGCCACCCGCTGCCGGCGAGCACGGTGGTGCAGCTGCTCAAGGACAACGGGTTCGACAGGGTGAAGCTGTTCGACGCCGAGGACGGCATCCTGGCGGCGCTCAAGGGGTCGGGCATACAGGTGATGGTCGGCATCCCCAACGACATgctcgccgacctcgccgccggcgccaaggCCGCCGACGACTGGGTCGCCACGAACGTCTCCAACCACGTCAACAACGGCGTCGACATCAGGTCAGACACTCGATCAGTACCCCAgctcgccaaaaaaaaaaaaaaaaaaaaaaaaatctcgtttTCGTGATGCCAATTGCAAGGTGTTTCGATGAAACGCTTGGCCGTTGGATTGGAAACGGACGCTCCAGATGGCTTCTACGAACAGTAAAGATAggctcttaggctgtgttcctTCGGGTTGGGAACCCAACTCCTCCtcacgaaaaacggagcagtttattagcgtgtgattaattaagtattaatattttttaaaaaaaatagattaatttaatttttaagtaacttttgtatagaaaatttttgcaaaaaaacggaccgtttagcagcttgaaaaacgtgcgatgtgagttgggaaagtggGGGAAATAACTCGGCCTAGTTTGTATCcgaaaatatagcaacctatagCGTTCAAAATCTATCttgaaatataacaatttcCCTATAACTCACTTATCTGAACCAATAACACCATACATATTTTCTCATCTTAACCAATCATAACGAACTTTTATTTAGTTtcacctatttttttaatacccaAGTAGAACTACATAAATCTTTGTATTTTTTTGGAAGGAgagattatcattttttttagacaacATATTTTCTAAGAGTATCATATATATTGTGGTGCAAACATATTTTTGGTGGAATCTTGGTCTTTGTTGTAgaagttaaaaaaacaaaggttAACTAATTTGAGAAACTGAACACTACAAATAAAAACTTTAACATCACATTTAGGCTAAGGCATTAGTACTTTACTTCACTCTCAAGACACTGCAAGCCTGCAATAGCAACTAGCAAAGTGTTACTGTCACACTGTAGAGTTCctgaaaccaaaaccaaaatgaGCATGTCTTCTTTGACATCACTGGTGTAGAAGCTTCACAGGACATCTAGCAGTCACAAAAAGTTAAGGTTCCCTTCTCTTTATTGGCAAGACCATAGCCACAAGCAACTGAAAATTCTTTCTGTTGTTCCAACAGTTCAATTGCAATAATCCTGCATGGCATATCAAAATCAAAGTCAGGGATGCAtgcctttttttgttttttttcctttttgctcTTTCTCTTTTGCTCAGTGCTACTGCACACACACATCACACATAGCTTTGAGAAAACCATTATCTCTGGTGTTCATGATTTGCCACTTCTGTGATTGGGACATGTATGGGCAGTGATGAAATCATATTCAGGGGAAAAAGGCTAAAGCTCAAGAAACCGAAGGACACAGCAACTATTTTGAGAGGTTTTGACACGTTTTGGTTTAGGAATAGTCTCTCACAAATCACAATCTCTCTTGTGCCTTTCTATACCATCTTGTCCAGCCATCCAGAAAGATCATGTAGCTGCTGCCAGTAGCCACATCTGCATTAATCTTGTCTTGAAATTTCATCCACACTGTTTCTTATTACTGAAAGTAATCTCTTTTCAccttatctttaaaaaaatatattttatagccCTGAAATTTTGGGTTGCTTGGAACCTAGAAGCCTCTAAATTCTGACCAATTCCAACAAAAGAATTTCATAGGTTATTAAAACCTGATATGTTTCAATCATTCAACTTTATTACTAGAGCCAATTTGTTTGAAGATTTAACAAAATTATTGTGGGGCTATAATTAATTGTGATGGTCACAAGAACATGGGACCATGCCACAATTTTTCTCGTTCTAGCATCATGAATTTCAGTGGAAAATGCCTGGCACAGAGGCATTCATATGGTATATGGAGATTTTCAGTTCTTCGCAGCATGGTCATGCTTCCCTGTCTGATGCAGATGTCTAACCGTGCTGAAGTGATCCTTGCCTCAAATAATCTTCCACCTCTTCATCTTAAAATCTCTTTTAGTTCTCTGAAAATTTAACTGTGTATATCCATGAATAGATATAGAAACCGGATTTCTATCAAttaacttcaaaaaaaaatctctgaaaATATTCTGCTGTaataatgtttttttgtttgatgaaaATGAATACGATACTAGTAAAAAGCTTTACTagaatcttaaaaaaaattgaacttttATAGCTACCAGCTAATTAAATCCAACGCTTGAGATCTTGTTCGTAAGAGTAGATTTTTAAGTACTTACAGTGGTGTTTGGTTgtcctaaagatgaagatgaaaataaagattaagtgtttcacgcaaaacgaggttgtaataacgtgtgattaattgagttttaattattacaaatttgaaaaatagattaatatgatattttagaacaactttcatgtAGTTTTTGcacaaaacgcaccgtttagcagtttgaaaagcgttccacgagtatctaaaatttaatctaagttttgttgaagaaaagaacagggccatATATAGGgtcatatatagagagaattTACTCGATGAAAAaatgatgcttttttttttaattttcctgACGGATTGTGGTTGGCAGGTACGTAGCCGTCGGGAACGAGCCGTTCCTGGAGACGTTCAACGGGACGTACCTGAACACGACGTTCCCGGCGATGCAGAGCGTGCAGGCAGCGCTGAAGAAGGCCGGGCTCGCCGACAAGGTGAAGGTGACGGTGCCGCTCAACGCCGACGTGTACCAGTCGCCGACGGGGAAGCCCTCCGACGGTGACTTCCGCGCCGACATCCACGGCCTGATGCTCACCATCGTCCAGTTCCTCGCCGACACCGGCGCGCCGTTCGTCGCCAACGTGTACCCGTTCATCAGCCTCTACAAGGACCCCAACTTCCCGCTCGACTACGCCTTCTTTCAGGTAGGGGTGAAAATAGTATGAAAATTTTTCGACCGTACTAATGTTAGCATTCTTAAAATATAGTTTTTTCAGTATCGATTTGAAGTTGATacactaaatagttaaattcataaatatagTAATTATTCTTAtcgttttcaagaaaaaactaatagaaattttatatagttcttTTAAGAACTAATAGAAAAATGGTACCGTTTCCGACCATTTCTgaaccgttttcatccctactttGATTCAgggctcgtcggcgccggtggtggaTGGTGGCGTGACATACCAGAACACGTTCGACGCCAACCACGACAcgctggtggcggcgctgcggcggaaCGGGTACCCGAACGTGTCCATCATTGTCGGCGAGGTCGGGTGGCCGACCGATGGTGATGCCAACGCGAACCCGCAGTATGCACGACAGTTCAACCAAGGGTTCCTCACCCACATCGCCTCTGGCCAGGGCACGCCGCTCCGGCCTGGCCCCGTCGACGCCTACCTCTTCAGCCTCATCGACGAGGACCAGAAGAGCATCGAGCCGGGCAACTTCGAGCGCCACTGGGGCGTCTTCTACTACGACGGTCAGCCCAAGTACCCTCTcagcctccgcggcggcggc
The Oryza glaberrima chromosome 8, OglaRS2, whole genome shotgun sequence DNA segment above includes these coding regions:
- the LOC127781214 gene encoding glucan endo-1,3-beta-glucosidase 6-like, which encodes MAPAPLAGGRLVLVVVVAAACMARWSEGIGVNWGTQLSHPLPASTVVQLLKDNGFDRVKLFDAEDGILAALKGSGIQVMVGIPNDMLADLAAGAKAADDWVATNVSNHVNNGVDIRYVAVGNEPFLETFNGTYLNTTFPAMQSVQAALKKAGLADKVKVTVPLNADVYQSPTGKPSDGDFRADIHGLMLTIVQFLADTGAPFVANVYPFISLYKDPNFPLDYAFFQGSSAPVVDGGVTYQNTFDANHDTLVAALRRNGYPNVSIIVGEVGWPTDGDANANPQYARQFNQGFLTHIASGQGTPLRPGPVDAYLFSLIDEDQKSIEPGNFERHWGVFYYDGQPKYPLSLRGGGNGNGNGSTLMPAKGVTYLQRRWCVMKPSASLADQKVGDSVSYACGLADCTSLGYKTSCGGLDAKGNVSYAFNSYYQVNDQDDRACDFKGIATTTTVDPSAGSCRFIIEITPTANGVAMAATVRVAGVMAAILAAFIHLVVPVF